One region of Pseudoalteromonas piscicida genomic DNA includes:
- a CDS encoding low molecular weight protein-tyrosine-phosphatase, which translates to MSAISSILVVCMGNICRSPTMEAVLKHKLAATELTIRIDSAGTIGYHQGNPPDPRSVTAGSARGYDFSGISAQQVKPSDFEDYDLLLCADTANYRDLLSICPTGLEHKVQLFLAFGDMTEHEVPDPYYGGEHGFEHVLDLIEVACENIINKIRLSTR; encoded by the coding sequence ATGAGCGCAATTTCTAGTATCTTAGTCGTCTGCATGGGTAATATCTGCCGCTCTCCAACTATGGAGGCGGTATTAAAGCATAAACTCGCAGCAACAGAGTTAACAATCCGTATCGATTCCGCTGGCACCATTGGCTATCATCAAGGTAACCCTCCAGATCCACGCAGTGTCACGGCAGGCAGCGCAAGAGGGTATGACTTTTCAGGCATATCAGCGCAGCAAGTAAAACCCAGCGATTTTGAAGATTACGACTTACTTTTGTGCGCAGACACCGCTAATTACCGCGACCTACTCTCTATTTGTCCTACCGGCTTGGAGCATAAAGTTCAGCTGTTTTTAGCGTTTGGTGACATGACTGAGCATGAAGTGCCTGATCCTTATTATGGTGGTGAACATGGCTTTGAACATGTGCTTGATTTAATCGAAGTAGCCTGTGAAAACATCATTAACAAAATTCGCTTATCGACAAGGTGA
- a CDS encoding efflux RND transporter periplasmic adaptor subunit gives MIKDTSGQDEVLQTSKSKKKLGLVIAGVVIIAALTAQVVFGGPNASSSVAKDRVQIAAVTFGEFTRDIAATGFVVAANAPQIYSPEQGYVSLQVKAGDSVTQGEVLATVKSPTLTNQLQQEEAELQRLSGELEGKKLDVRRQNLALNRSLDLARVELLAADREDRRAQLSIQKNLISQIDLEEAQDDLARAKLNFNHAEQEVALGKDTLAFELKSVENQLERQRLIVEELKRQVASLDVIAPVSGIVGNLLVDQNALVNANQGLMKLVDLSAYEAELQVPESYAAELGLGMAVELRIGNQNISGVLSAISPEVNNREVTTRVRFSDENIDGIRQNQRLSARILLEHKENTLMVKRGAFMSEGGHIAYKLSGDIAERIEITTGTSSISEVEVLNGLKQGDQIIISSYDAFERAPSILLR, from the coding sequence ATGATTAAAGACACAAGCGGACAAGATGAAGTGCTCCAAACTAGTAAATCCAAAAAGAAGCTTGGTCTTGTAATAGCGGGTGTTGTAATTATTGCAGCACTTACCGCACAGGTCGTGTTTGGTGGGCCAAATGCTAGTAGCTCCGTGGCCAAAGATAGAGTGCAAATTGCAGCCGTGACTTTTGGTGAGTTTACCCGCGATATTGCCGCCACAGGTTTTGTCGTTGCTGCAAATGCACCACAAATTTATAGTCCGGAGCAGGGTTATGTCTCTTTACAGGTCAAAGCGGGTGATAGCGTGACTCAAGGTGAAGTACTAGCCACGGTTAAGAGTCCAACTTTAACCAACCAGCTCCAACAAGAAGAAGCGGAGCTGCAAAGACTGAGTGGTGAGCTTGAAGGGAAAAAGCTAGATGTTAGACGTCAAAACTTGGCGTTAAATCGCTCCTTAGATCTCGCTCGTGTTGAACTATTAGCGGCAGATAGAGAAGACCGACGTGCTCAGTTGTCTATCCAAAAAAACCTCATCAGCCAAATTGATTTAGAAGAAGCGCAAGACGACCTAGCGCGCGCAAAATTAAACTTCAATCATGCAGAGCAAGAAGTTGCGCTAGGCAAAGATACCTTGGCCTTTGAGCTTAAATCTGTTGAGAATCAACTCGAGCGGCAACGTTTAATTGTTGAGGAATTAAAACGTCAAGTTGCAAGCTTAGATGTGATTGCGCCGGTTTCCGGCATAGTCGGTAATTTATTAGTTGATCAAAATGCGCTTGTTAATGCCAATCAAGGGTTGATGAAACTCGTTGACCTAAGTGCTTATGAAGCCGAGCTTCAGGTACCTGAAAGTTATGCGGCAGAGCTTGGACTGGGTATGGCTGTCGAGCTCAGGATTGGCAACCAAAATATTTCTGGCGTGTTATCTGCGATTTCTCCAGAAGTGAATAACCGTGAAGTCACTACTCGGGTGCGCTTTTCAGACGAAAATATCGATGGCATTAGACAAAACCAACGTTTGTCTGCTCGGATTTTACTAGAGCACAAAGAAAACACCTTAATGGTTAAACGTGGTGCTTTTATGAGTGAAGGTGGGCACATTGCTTACAAGCTAAGTGGTGATATCGCTGAGCGAATTGAAATCACAACCGGTACTTCAAGTATCAGTGAAGTTGAAGTGCTTAATGGCTTAAAGCAAGGCGATCAAATCATCATCAGTAGTTACGACGCATTCGAACGTGCGCCCAGCATCTTATTAAGATAA
- a CDS encoding ABC transporter ATP-binding protein, with amino-acid sequence MLVMNNIGKVYQTDMVQTHALRDFNLQVNEGEFIAVTGPSGSGKTTFLNIAGMLEGYSSGQYMLDGIDVGKLNDNQRADLRNQKIGFIFQGFNLIPDLNLYENVEVPLRYRGIKAAERKRRIENCLEQVGLAGRAKHLPQQLSGGQQQRVAIARALAGEPRFLLADEPTGNLDSLMARQVMELLEQINRDGATIVMVTHDPELARRTPRNIQIVDGQVADFTLYQGKGAASQALKSQLGA; translated from the coding sequence ATGTTAGTTATGAATAATATCGGCAAAGTATACCAAACTGATATGGTGCAAACACACGCACTCAGAGATTTTAATCTGCAAGTAAATGAAGGGGAGTTTATCGCGGTAACGGGCCCTTCAGGTTCAGGTAAAACGACCTTCTTAAATATTGCTGGGATGCTAGAGGGGTACTCTAGTGGTCAATATATGCTAGATGGAATTGATGTCGGTAAGCTTAACGACAACCAAAGAGCTGATTTGCGAAACCAAAAAATCGGTTTTATTTTTCAAGGGTTTAACCTTATCCCTGACTTAAACTTGTACGAAAATGTTGAAGTGCCACTACGCTATCGTGGTATCAAGGCGGCTGAGCGCAAGCGCAGAATTGAAAACTGCCTAGAGCAAGTAGGCCTTGCTGGCCGCGCAAAACATTTGCCACAACAGTTGTCCGGTGGACAGCAACAACGTGTGGCTATTGCAAGAGCGCTTGCTGGTGAGCCACGCTTTTTACTCGCCGATGAGCCAACGGGTAATCTAGATAGTTTAATGGCGCGTCAGGTGATGGAGTTACTAGAACAAATTAACCGTGATGGTGCAACGATAGTAATGGTTACCCACGACCCGGAGCTCGCAAGGCGTACACCAAGAAACATCCAAATTGTAGATGGACAAGTTGCGGATTTTACTTTGTATCAAGGTAAAGGTGCGGCTTCACAAGCGTTGAAATCTCAGCTGGGAGCTTAA
- a CDS encoding 2OG-Fe(II) oxygenase — translation MLDLDLEFPFEKLAQDLQTTGISILPNFVSPDILSKLELRIAELSSDDFKQAGIGRLASHEQNKKIRRDKIHWLDTSNELESVWLNYMGELKAYLNRRLFMGLFSYESHFAIYPPGAFYKKHMDAFKGKTNRILTTVLYLNQSWTSDNGGELVVYNPDNHDEILTTVLPSYGTLVTFLSDEFPHEVLVANEKRYSIAGWFRVNASINHSIDPPK, via the coding sequence TTGTTAGATTTAGACTTAGAATTTCCGTTCGAGAAATTAGCTCAGGACTTACAAACCACAGGCATTAGTATTTTGCCAAATTTCGTCAGTCCCGACATTTTATCCAAGTTAGAATTGAGAATAGCAGAGCTCAGCAGTGACGACTTTAAGCAAGCTGGAATTGGTCGTTTAGCCTCTCACGAGCAAAATAAGAAAATTCGCAGAGATAAAATTCACTGGTTAGACACCAGCAATGAGTTGGAATCTGTTTGGCTCAACTACATGGGCGAGCTAAAGGCCTATTTAAACAGACGGCTGTTTATGGGACTCTTTAGTTATGAAAGCCACTTTGCCATTTATCCTCCAGGGGCGTTTTACAAAAAGCATATGGACGCCTTTAAGGGAAAGACCAACCGAATTTTGACCACAGTATTGTACTTAAACCAGTCTTGGACGTCAGACAATGGCGGCGAACTTGTCGTTTACAATCCCGATAATCATGATGAGATACTCACAACGGTACTGCCAAGTTACGGCACACTAGTTACCTTTTTAAGTGATGAGTTTCCTCATGAAGTACTGGTTGCTAACGAGAAGCGCTATTCAATTGCAGGGTGGTTTAGGGTTAATGCCAGCATTAATCACTCGATTGATCCACCAAAATAA
- a CDS encoding M16 family metallopeptidase yields MAKLYIAGAVKHAQIEKSLAQLTDNWSASKVTLPNLPEPNTINSAAVYFYDIPQAKQSTLLIAHPSLKANHTDYFNATAMNYILGGGGFSSRLVQQVRANKGYTYGIQSEFDATPHSSLFMVKSNVRSNVTLESLVLIKQILEEYQDTFTTADLITTKNYYLRSDIRRFETLSAKIALLEQIGTLNLAYNFVQQRNEQVKTLQVDDIKMFAKQYINPKKLIYVVGDAKSQAKRLRQLDLGEVITLN; encoded by the coding sequence TTGGCAAAATTATATATAGCGGGCGCAGTCAAACACGCACAGATTGAAAAGTCTCTTGCACAACTAACTGATAACTGGTCCGCATCAAAGGTAACACTTCCTAATTTACCTGAGCCAAACACAATCAATTCTGCTGCAGTATATTTTTATGATATTCCACAGGCAAAGCAATCAACACTACTCATTGCTCATCCGTCACTTAAAGCAAATCACACTGACTACTTTAACGCGACAGCGATGAATTATATCCTTGGCGGTGGTGGGTTTTCTTCTCGCCTGGTTCAGCAGGTTAGAGCAAATAAAGGTTACACATACGGTATTCAATCTGAGTTTGATGCTACTCCCCACTCATCATTATTTATGGTTAAATCAAATGTGCGAAGCAACGTAACACTTGAGTCTCTAGTATTGATTAAACAGATACTAGAGGAATATCAAGACACGTTTACTACAGCTGATTTAATCACAACTAAGAATTACTATCTTAGAAGTGATATTAGGCGCTTTGAGACTTTAAGCGCTAAAATCGCCTTGCTTGAGCAAATAGGTACTTTGAATTTAGCTTACAACTTTGTACAGCAACGAAACGAGCAAGTAAAAACTTTACAAGTTGATGATATAAAGATGTTTGCAAAACAATATATCAACCCTAAGAAACTGATATATGTGGTGGGTGATGCTAAAAGTCAGGCCAAAAGACTTCGACAGCTGGATCTTGGTGAAGTGATAACGTTAAATTAA
- a CDS encoding M16 family metallopeptidase, with amino-acid sequence MRAVSADDIWRVYNTYLKNKPFVSTSFVPKGSKKLAVDTAQKAVIKEEQINLEDISELDTAKPLQISKTPSSFDRSIEPEFGKTPVIPTPDVKTAQLKNGLEVFSLYSDEVPLVEIKLTIDGALLLESPDKNGTANLVANMLTRGTATKSAEELNKEIRQLGSTITVTAEREQIVLKASTLASNYETTMALIGEILTQPRWDLTEFELAKQTVAGQLQQASADPEAIAKQQLYRLVYPKHHPLANNTLGTEESISKITIDDLIPISLIK; translated from the coding sequence ATGCGTGCAGTCAGCGCAGACGATATCTGGCGTGTTTATAACACATACCTAAAGAATAAGCCTTTTGTTTCAACTAGTTTTGTACCTAAAGGTAGTAAAAAACTCGCTGTTGACACCGCCCAAAAGGCAGTGATTAAAGAAGAGCAGATCAACCTTGAAGACATCAGCGAACTCGATACAGCCAAGCCACTCCAGATTAGCAAAACACCATCTAGCTTTGATCGTTCCATTGAACCCGAGTTTGGAAAAACTCCGGTAATACCAACGCCAGATGTAAAAACAGCTCAGTTAAAAAATGGACTAGAGGTTTTTTCGTTATACAGTGACGAAGTGCCATTGGTTGAAATAAAACTTACTATCGATGGTGCATTGTTACTCGAGTCGCCAGATAAAAATGGCACCGCTAACTTAGTTGCAAATATGCTGACCCGGGGGACAGCGACAAAATCAGCTGAAGAGTTAAACAAAGAGATTAGACAGCTAGGCTCAACCATCACAGTAACAGCTGAGCGCGAGCAAATAGTGCTAAAAGCAAGTACCCTGGCAAGTAATTATGAAACCACAATGGCATTAATCGGTGAAATACTGACTCAACCGAGATGGGATTTAACCGAGTTTGAACTTGCGAAACAAACTGTAGCTGGACAACTACAACAAGCATCAGCAGATCCAGAAGCTATCGCCAAACAACAACTATACAGACTTGTATACCCAAAACATCACCCGTTAGCAAATAATACTCTTGGCACAGAAGAGAGTATCTCGAAGATCACAATTGATGACCTAATACCAATTAGCTTAATTAAGTGA
- a CDS encoding ABC transporter permease, which produces MFAHYLDLAWRSLKATPLATSLMALAIAIGIGVTMVSLSVYHMMSADPIPSKSSKLYAVQLQVMDEGQTYHSADDIPFQLTFLDAKNLYQTLNIDKKVAMFKSGFAVHVNNPEVSPMLQTTRLITREFFAMFELSFLYGGVWSQSQADNAAPVVVIDETIAQKLFGRSDVVGESIYLAQRRYQVVGVTKEWQPNVKMYDLNNGAFVDAERIFIPFSHAAAYEIDTWGNTNGWKREEINNFTDKMNSEMLWTQFWVELDNEKEQQALETQLDNYIQTQQDLGRFNRKTREFSLRNVTEWLEYNNVVSEDNKVMIGLSFMFLAVCLANILGLLLAKFLKRAPDVGVRRALGASKTQVFYQHLVEVALLGFMGGVIGIVFAQLGLWGIRKTSHLYESLATMDVSMLLAAPSIAIVTCILAGLYPAWIVCKTSPATYLKVQ; this is translated from the coding sequence ATGTTTGCGCATTACCTTGATTTAGCGTGGCGTAGCCTAAAAGCCACGCCGCTTGCGACTAGCCTAATGGCGCTGGCTATTGCCATTGGCATTGGTGTCACTATGGTGAGTTTGTCTGTGTATCACATGATGTCCGCCGATCCAATCCCAAGCAAAAGTAGCAAACTCTATGCTGTACAGCTACAAGTGATGGATGAGGGACAAACCTATCATTCAGCTGATGATATTCCCTTTCAGCTGACCTTTTTAGATGCGAAAAACCTGTATCAAACGCTAAACATCGACAAAAAAGTTGCGATGTTTAAATCTGGCTTTGCGGTTCATGTGAACAACCCTGAAGTGAGCCCCATGTTGCAAACGACACGGCTAATCACGCGAGAATTTTTCGCCATGTTTGAGTTGAGTTTTTTGTATGGTGGAGTGTGGAGTCAAAGCCAAGCCGACAATGCTGCACCAGTGGTTGTAATTGATGAAACTATCGCACAAAAGTTATTTGGCCGCAGTGATGTCGTGGGGGAAAGTATTTATTTGGCACAGCGAAGGTATCAAGTGGTTGGGGTAACAAAGGAGTGGCAGCCAAACGTAAAAATGTATGACTTGAACAATGGGGCTTTTGTTGATGCAGAGCGTATCTTCATTCCCTTCAGTCATGCGGCAGCTTATGAGATTGATACCTGGGGAAATACGAATGGCTGGAAGAGGGAAGAGATTAACAACTTTACGGACAAAATGAATTCGGAAATGCTTTGGACTCAGTTTTGGGTTGAATTAGATAATGAAAAAGAACAACAAGCATTAGAAACACAACTGGATAATTACATCCAAACTCAACAAGATTTGGGAAGATTTAACCGTAAAACGCGAGAATTTTCACTTCGAAATGTCACTGAATGGCTCGAGTATAATAATGTGGTTAGTGAAGATAATAAAGTTATGATTGGCTTAAGTTTTATGTTCCTTGCCGTTTGCTTGGCTAATATTCTTGGGTTGCTACTAGCGAAATTTCTTAAACGTGCTCCTGATGTTGGTGTGAGAAGAGCACTTGGCGCAAGTAAAACGCAAGTGTTTTACCAACATTTGGTTGAAGTGGCGCTGCTTGGTTTTATGGGCGGAGTGATAGGGATTGTTTTTGCACAACTCGGTTTATGGGGGATCCGCAAAACTAGCCATTTATACGAAAGCCTAGCAACAATGGATGTCTCTATGCTGCTAGCCGCGCCGAGTATCGCTATTGTGACTTGTATTCTTGCTGGTCTTTATCCCGCTTGGATAGTGTGTAAAACATCACCAGCTACTTATTTAAAAGTGCAATAA
- a CDS encoding sigma-54-dependent transcriptional regulator: protein MDKILIVDDNPAVLDALSLLLELHDYQVVTACSPLEAIKVVSFQQIALVIQDMNFSADTTSGEEGAALFHQLKALNAKLPIILLTAWTELTTAVELVKAGAADYLAKPWDDQKLLTTIANLVALGEAHKQVANFERAEQERQQFNQGADLCGFVYKSVAMQRVIDMALQVAKSDVSVLITGPNGSGKEKIAEIIQANSPLKDKPFVKVNAGALPSELIEAELFGAESGAYTGANKQRIGRFEAADKGTLFLDEIGNLPLPGQTKLLRVLQSGEFERLGSVETKKVSVRVISATNADLLADIRGGKFREDLYYRLNVIELNLPALSQRVDDILALVAHFLPARGLTSDAQQALCEHPWPGNVRELENACKRAAVLNPDGELNAKDFGLDVQANTAQVSASQTIREPSKEELEQALKTHLGVIAKVARHFNMSRQALYRRLQKFGIEY from the coding sequence ATGGATAAAATCTTAATTGTGGATGATAACCCGGCAGTGCTTGATGCACTGTCATTGTTACTAGAGCTGCATGATTATCAAGTGGTTACCGCATGCTCACCGTTAGAAGCAATTAAAGTGGTGTCGTTTCAGCAAATTGCACTAGTTATCCAAGATATGAACTTTAGTGCAGACACCACTTCAGGAGAGGAGGGAGCTGCGCTATTTCACCAATTGAAAGCACTAAATGCAAAACTGCCTATTATCTTATTAACGGCTTGGACTGAGCTCACCACCGCGGTTGAACTGGTAAAGGCGGGTGCAGCAGACTATCTAGCCAAGCCGTGGGACGATCAAAAGTTACTCACGACGATTGCAAACCTCGTTGCGCTTGGTGAGGCACATAAGCAAGTTGCAAACTTTGAACGGGCTGAACAAGAACGCCAACAGTTTAATCAAGGTGCAGATTTATGCGGGTTTGTGTATAAATCGGTGGCCATGCAGCGAGTCATAGATATGGCGCTGCAAGTCGCTAAATCTGATGTGTCAGTGTTAATAACTGGTCCAAATGGTAGCGGTAAAGAAAAAATTGCGGAAATTATTCAAGCGAATTCACCACTAAAAGACAAACCGTTTGTAAAAGTGAATGCAGGCGCGCTCCCAAGTGAGTTAATCGAAGCTGAGCTTTTTGGTGCCGAGAGCGGTGCTTATACCGGTGCGAATAAGCAGCGTATTGGTCGCTTTGAAGCCGCAGATAAAGGCACGTTATTTTTAGATGAGATTGGTAATTTACCTCTTCCGGGGCAAACAAAATTGCTACGTGTTTTGCAAAGTGGCGAGTTTGAGAGACTGGGTTCAGTCGAGACAAAAAAAGTATCGGTTCGTGTCATCTCAGCAACGAACGCGGATCTGCTAGCAGATATTCGAGGGGGGAAATTCCGTGAGGATCTATATTATCGCTTAAATGTCATCGAGCTAAACTTACCCGCGTTGTCACAGCGGGTGGATGATATTTTAGCTTTGGTCGCGCATTTTTTACCTGCAAGAGGGCTTACTTCGGATGCCCAGCAAGCTTTATGTGAACACCCTTGGCCTGGAAACGTACGGGAGCTTGAAAATGCCTGTAAACGAGCGGCGGTATTGAATCCTGATGGCGAGCTCAATGCGAAGGATTTTGGTCTTGATGTGCAGGCAAATACAGCACAAGTTAGCGCCTCGCAAACTATAAGAGAACCCAGTAAAGAAGAATTAGAGCAGGCGCTCAAGACTCATCTTGGCGTGATTGCGAAAGTGGCGCGACATTTTAACATGAGTAGACAAGCGCTTTATCGTCGCTTGCAAAAGTTTGGCATTGAATATTAA
- a CDS encoding insulinase family protein, giving the protein MKAEVKLMNFTLLSLAISASLLTLSGCSTSNTNISPPFRMPTSAPSEKPNQPFYVEFEKFTLANGLEVIFHIDRSAPVVAVTLAAHVGSAREKVGKTGFAHLFEHLLFLESEN; this is encoded by the coding sequence ATGAAAGCGGAAGTTAAATTAATGAACTTTACACTACTTTCGCTTGCCATCTCAGCAAGCCTTCTTACTCTTTCAGGATGCTCAACCTCTAACACAAATATCAGCCCCCCTTTTAGAATGCCAACCTCAGCCCCTTCAGAAAAGCCTAATCAGCCTTTCTATGTTGAATTTGAAAAGTTTACTCTCGCTAATGGCTTAGAAGTTATATTCCATATAGATAGATCTGCTCCTGTTGTTGCGGTTACGTTAGCAGCGCACGTCGGATCCGCACGTGAAAAGGTAGGCAAAACTGGTTTTGCTCACTTGTTTGAACATTTGCTGTTTTTAGAGTCAGAAAACTGA
- a CDS encoding sensor histidine kinase, which translates to MTTSQQHALIIAISIIIGLIPLWFLLDDHSGFIVIVLGSVSVALVLYKLLMRENKAGWEALEVGLMNFKDGEFSTSITYDANNELGRLCQLFNETAKQLRDEKQWIYQRELMLDKVLESSPQVLVLVDSQGVVVFANNSAKTFFNCEHRLEGERFSKLLSEVPDELQQAASNQIDGLFSIQNSSGESQMWHLANGELLLNNHFHKLYIFKQFTRELSRQEVQVWKKVIRIISHELNNSLGPISSMLHSGQILAERLDEPRLSRVFATIEERIVHLSEFVQGYGKFAKLPLPNIEPVDLQVLCERLQSHWSFKYQLNQMQLQGDTTQLEQLLINLIKNATESGSEIEEICVQSEQRNDEIYIWVLDRGEGMSDTVMANALIPFYSTKASGTGLGLALCREIVEAHNGKISLYNREGKGLCVEIRLPNKLS; encoded by the coding sequence ATGACGACATCGCAGCAACATGCATTGATCATTGCCATCAGTATTATTATTGGCCTTATTCCTTTATGGTTCTTACTCGATGACCACAGCGGTTTCATTGTAATAGTACTGGGCTCAGTCAGTGTTGCACTCGTGCTGTATAAACTATTAATGCGTGAAAACAAAGCGGGTTGGGAAGCGTTAGAAGTCGGTTTGATGAACTTTAAGGATGGCGAATTTTCTACGTCCATTACTTACGACGCTAACAATGAACTCGGTAGACTGTGTCAGTTATTTAATGAAACCGCAAAACAGTTGAGAGATGAAAAACAATGGATTTATCAGCGTGAGCTGATGCTAGATAAAGTGCTTGAGTCGTCACCTCAGGTACTTGTTCTCGTTGATTCACAAGGTGTGGTGGTGTTTGCCAACAATAGTGCAAAAACGTTTTTTAACTGTGAGCACCGCCTTGAAGGTGAACGTTTTAGTAAGTTGTTATCCGAAGTCCCCGATGAACTTCAGCAAGCTGCAAGCAACCAAATTGATGGCTTGTTCTCAATACAAAACAGCAGTGGTGAGTCGCAAATGTGGCATCTCGCCAATGGTGAGTTATTACTCAACAACCACTTTCACAAATTATATATTTTTAAGCAATTCACTCGAGAGTTGAGCCGTCAAGAAGTGCAAGTTTGGAAGAAAGTGATCCGCATCATTAGCCATGAGTTAAACAACTCGTTGGGCCCTATTTCATCCATGCTGCACAGCGGACAGATCTTGGCTGAGCGCTTGGATGAACCTAGGCTAAGTCGAGTCTTTGCGACGATCGAAGAGCGCATTGTGCACCTTAGCGAGTTTGTTCAGGGCTATGGTAAGTTTGCCAAACTTCCGCTGCCAAACATTGAACCTGTGGATTTGCAGGTTTTGTGTGAGCGGCTGCAAAGCCATTGGTCATTTAAGTATCAACTTAATCAAATGCAATTACAGGGGGACACCACACAGTTAGAACAGTTACTTATTAATTTGATAAAGAATGCGACCGAGTCTGGCTCAGAGATAGAGGAAATCTGTGTTCAATCTGAGCAGCGCAATGATGAGATTTATATATGGGTGCTCGATAGAGGCGAAGGCATGAGTGACACTGTGATGGCAAACGCCTTAATCCCATTTTACTCTACCAAAGCGTCAGGAACAGGGCTTGGTTTAGCGCTGTGCAGAGAAATTGTTGAAGCACACAACGGTAAGATCAGCCTCTATAATCGCGAAGGTAAAGGTTTGTGTGTCGAAATTCGGTTACCGAATAAATTATCCTGA
- a CDS encoding ABC transporter permease, with amino-acid sequence MLELKPIINALLRSKVGAVLAILQLALTLAIVSNSLSIISERVSYLNKPTGYPEESIITFSVMSFDDKIDENQQLIVDERILKSIPGVIEAVGVSSVPLSGGGSNSGFSLTSEDDGKHTNSGHLYANEQVIRTLGVKLIEGRDFTSGDVLISSEYAKQPDVVIASKAFTDEIFGEGKGLGETIYYGGGPLKVVGIVERMTNAWPRFRNADRLIIFPMVNANGFQDFLVRTDPSLRGEVMKKIESALLQENPSRVITGIKGLDEVKGKYNSKDLLMLRMLLVLITALVVVTALGIFGLTQFNISKRTKQIGTRRALGARKSAIVRYFVVENLIVCAIGLALGSVATVFLGQKLMSLYSVPPLEVSYILITALGLIVLCIASVIFPAKKAANISPSIATRSV; translated from the coding sequence ATGTTGGAACTAAAACCCATTATTAATGCGTTATTGCGCTCTAAAGTTGGTGCCGTACTTGCCATCCTACAACTTGCCTTGACGTTGGCAATTGTCAGCAATTCGCTGTCCATTATTAGTGAGCGCGTCAGCTATCTCAATAAGCCAACTGGCTATCCAGAAGAGTCGATAATCACCTTCAGTGTCATGTCGTTTGACGATAAGATAGATGAAAATCAGCAGCTTATCGTTGATGAGAGAATACTAAAAAGTATCCCTGGTGTTATAGAAGCCGTGGGAGTGAGTTCAGTTCCGCTTTCGGGAGGTGGCAGCAATTCGGGATTTAGCTTGACCTCAGAAGACGATGGTAAACATACAAACTCGGGGCATTTATACGCCAATGAACAAGTGATCCGTACCTTGGGCGTAAAATTGATTGAAGGCCGTGATTTCACATCTGGTGATGTCTTGATCTCAAGTGAGTACGCTAAGCAACCAGATGTTGTTATTGCCAGTAAGGCGTTTACGGACGAGATATTTGGTGAGGGTAAAGGATTGGGCGAAACGATTTATTATGGTGGCGGCCCGTTAAAAGTCGTGGGGATTGTTGAGCGTATGACGAATGCTTGGCCGCGTTTTAGAAATGCTGATCGCTTAATTATTTTTCCTATGGTGAATGCAAATGGATTTCAAGATTTCTTAGTTCGCACAGATCCGAGTTTGCGTGGCGAAGTAATGAAAAAAATAGAGTCGGCGCTGCTTCAAGAAAATCCTAGTCGTGTGATCACAGGCATTAAAGGACTTGATGAGGTGAAAGGAAAGTACAATTCGAAAGACTTATTGATGCTAAGAATGTTGCTAGTGCTAATCACAGCATTAGTCGTCGTGACGGCGCTGGGAATATTTGGTCTTACTCAGTTTAATATCAGTAAACGTACTAAACAGATTGGTACTCGCAGAGCTTTGGGGGCGCGTAAGTCTGCAATTGTTCGTTACTTTGTGGTAGAAAACCTCATTGTTTGTGCAATTGGCTTAGCACTTGGCTCCGTGGCTACGGTTTTCCTCGGACAAAAGCTAATGTCTTTATATTCAGTGCCACCGCTAGAAGTAAGCTATATTTTGATAACGGCGCTTGGGCTTATCGTGCTCTGTATCGCGTCAGTTATTTTTCCTGCTAAAAAGGCGGCGAACATTTCACCGAGTATCGCGACAAGAAGTGTATAA